The Nitriliruptor alkaliphilus DSM 45188 genome includes a region encoding these proteins:
- the glgX gene encoding glycogen debranching protein GlgX: MTLELWPGAPSPLGATYDGLGTNFSLFSEVADRVELCLFDPDGTEHRVPLTEVTGYVWHGYAPTVGPGQRYGYRVHGPYDPARGLRCNPNKLLIDPYAKAIDGELAWGQAVFGYDFGDPDGPPNTVDSAASVPRCVVASPFFDWNEDRHPRTPMHETVIYEVHTKGLTALHPDVPEELRGTYAGLTHPAVIDHLEDLGVTAVELLPVHRHVPESHLVEHGLTNYWGYNTIGFFAPHDGYARGSAEHAVPEFKQMVKTLHQAGIEVILDVVYNHTAEGNHLGPTLSMKGIDNRAYYRLVGDDPRYYTDYTGTGNSMNMRHPHVLQLIMDSLRYWVNEMHVDGFRFDLASTLARELHDVDRLSTFFEVIQQDPVISQVKLIAEPWDVGEGGYQVGNFPPLWSEWNGMYRDTMRDFWRGEPATLPEFASRLTGSSDLYESDTRRPNASINFITAHDGFTLRDLVSYDRKHNERNGEDNRDGTDDNRSWNCGVEGPTDDEETLALRARQQRNFLTTLLLSQGVPMLLGGDEFGRTQQGNNNGYAQDNELSWFRWDQADVPVSAGGLDHDLLAFTRHLIALRAEHPVFRRRRWFQGRPLRGETIDDIAWLTPGGDEMDDEDWEASFARALQVFLNGNGIASPDPRGQPVVDDSFLVLFNASDVGLDFTLPPPSFAGAWRVVVDTALVRPTDDVERFDAGSVRHVPDRGVVVLVAEEAP; the protein is encoded by the coding sequence CGCGTCGAGCTGTGCCTGTTCGACCCGGACGGCACCGAGCACCGGGTGCCGCTGACCGAGGTCACCGGGTACGTGTGGCACGGCTACGCGCCGACCGTCGGGCCAGGCCAGCGTTACGGCTACCGCGTCCACGGCCCGTACGACCCCGCCCGCGGGCTGCGGTGCAACCCGAACAAGCTGCTGATCGACCCGTACGCCAAGGCGATCGACGGTGAGCTCGCCTGGGGCCAAGCTGTCTTCGGCTATGACTTCGGTGATCCGGACGGTCCCCCGAACACCGTCGACAGCGCGGCGTCGGTCCCGCGTTGCGTGGTCGCGAGCCCGTTCTTCGACTGGAACGAGGACCGTCACCCGCGCACCCCGATGCACGAGACGGTCATCTACGAGGTGCACACCAAGGGCCTGACCGCCCTCCACCCGGACGTACCCGAGGAGCTGCGCGGGACCTACGCGGGACTGACCCACCCGGCGGTCATCGACCACCTCGAGGACCTCGGCGTCACCGCTGTGGAGCTGCTGCCGGTCCACCGCCACGTCCCCGAGAGTCACCTGGTCGAGCACGGTCTGACCAACTACTGGGGCTACAACACCATCGGGTTCTTCGCCCCCCACGACGGCTACGCGCGCGGGTCGGCCGAGCACGCCGTGCCCGAGTTCAAGCAGATGGTCAAGACCCTCCACCAGGCCGGCATCGAGGTCATCCTCGACGTGGTCTACAACCACACCGCCGAGGGCAACCACCTCGGACCCACCCTGTCGATGAAGGGCATCGACAACCGGGCCTACTACCGCCTCGTCGGCGACGACCCGCGCTACTACACGGACTACACCGGCACGGGCAACTCGATGAACATGCGCCACCCTCACGTGCTGCAGCTGATCATGGACTCGTTGCGGTACTGGGTGAACGAGATGCACGTCGACGGGTTCCGGTTCGACCTCGCCTCGACCCTGGCGCGTGAGCTGCACGACGTCGACCGGCTCTCGACCTTCTTCGAGGTCATCCAGCAGGATCCGGTCATCAGCCAGGTCAAGCTCATCGCCGAGCCGTGGGACGTCGGCGAGGGTGGCTACCAGGTGGGCAACTTCCCCCCGCTGTGGTCGGAGTGGAACGGGATGTACCGCGACACCATGCGCGACTTCTGGCGCGGCGAGCCAGCGACCCTGCCGGAGTTCGCCTCACGCCTGACCGGCAGCTCCGACCTGTACGAGTCCGACACCCGGCGCCCGAACGCCAGCATCAACTTCATCACCGCCCACGACGGGTTCACGCTGCGCGACCTCGTGTCCTACGACCGCAAGCACAACGAGAGGAACGGCGAGGACAACCGCGACGGCACCGACGACAACCGGTCGTGGAACTGCGGGGTCGAGGGACCGACCGACGACGAGGAGACCCTGGCCCTCCGCGCTCGCCAGCAGCGCAACTTCCTGACCACCCTGCTGCTGTCGCAGGGCGTGCCGATGCTGCTCGGAGGCGACGAGTTCGGCCGCACCCAGCAGGGCAACAACAACGGCTACGCGCAGGACAACGAGCTGTCCTGGTTCCGGTGGGACCAGGCCGACGTCCCGGTCAGCGCCGGCGGGCTCGACCACGACCTGCTGGCCTTCACCCGTCACCTGATCGCGCTCCGGGCCGAGCATCCCGTCTTCCGACGTCGCCGCTGGTTCCAGGGCCGGCCGCTGCGGGGCGAGACCATCGACGACATCGCCTGGCTCACGCCCGGCGGTGACGAGATGGACGACGAGGACTGGGAAGCCAGCTTCGCCCGCGCGTTGCAGGTGTTCCTCAACGGCAACGGGATCGCCAGCCCGGACCCTCGCGGCCAGCCCGTGGTCGACGACTCCTTCCTCGTGCTGTTCAACGCGAGCGACGTCGGTCTGGACTTCACCCTGCCACCGCCGTCGTTCGCGGGCGCCTGGCGGGTCGTGGTCGACACGGCGCTGGTCCGACCCACCGACGACGTGGAACGCTTCGACGCTGGATCCGTCCGTCACGTCCCCGATCGTGGGGTCGTCGTCCTCGTCGCGGAGGAAGCACCGTGA
- the treY gene encoding malto-oligosyltrehalose synthase, giving the protein MTVPSSTYRLQLHAAFDFRDAAAAVPYLADLGVSHLYLSPTLASAPGSRHGYDVVDPSRLDDELGGDEGFTHLSEAVHRAGMRLVLDLVPNHVGLLSPHNPWWWDVLRHGPDSRYAGHLDIRWQRRGDGPPQVLLPHLARPLDDELADGDALHLEHGEPPHGDDGHADARWRVVYHEHAWPVRPGSLAAVGLDGDDVAGTVATVEADRGRLLSLLLEQHHRPVHWRRANADLNYRRFFDITTLGGLRVEDPAVFADVHRRTLELVEDGLVDGLRIDHPDGLRDPAGYFEQLRAAAPDAWIVAEKILEPDERPRASWPIDGTVGYEFANLVLGLYIDPRSEAVLDDLYAQTVGHRVDYHQVVDDAKREVVTSLFAAELAGLHQQLIDLAEAAGSVTDPDLLRDALVETLVCLPVYRTYVRADEADLDDDDRAYVMGAVARARARRPDLDEPLDLICELLLLEQGGDGSADFVMRFQQLSGPIMAKGVEDTVFYRYLRFVAVNEVGGAPHHLGTSVAAFHSANQLRQRDWPATMLTTSTHDTKRSEDVRARLAVLSELPDLWVRAVQEWGELAARHRGDRGPAPEHELLLLQTLVGAWPLDAERAVAYVLKAAREGKHHSHWIDGDPRYEDDLEAATRGLLADTDARALITRLLQVVLPAGRLTSLSQTLLKLTSPGVPDIYQGTELWDLSLVDPDNRRPVDLAHRQRLLGDLGPDAPHPVDLLARASEGLPKLWLTATALRLRRERPDAFGPGATYTPLYAVGDRQDHLVAFVRGGEVLTVAPRLVAGLGGGFVDWDWGDTALAIPGGRWRCHLTGHVVDGGGQVLLRDLLAAFPVALLTRVEAS; this is encoded by the coding sequence GTGACCGTCCCGTCCTCGACCTACCGGCTGCAGCTGCACGCGGCGTTCGACTTCCGCGACGCGGCGGCAGCGGTGCCCTACCTCGCCGACCTCGGGGTCAGCCACCTGTACCTGTCGCCCACCTTGGCGTCGGCGCCGGGCAGCAGGCACGGCTACGACGTGGTCGACCCGTCCCGGCTCGACGACGAGCTCGGCGGGGACGAGGGGTTCACGCACCTGTCCGAGGCGGTCCACCGCGCCGGGATGCGCCTCGTGCTCGACCTCGTCCCGAACCACGTCGGGCTGCTCAGCCCCCACAACCCGTGGTGGTGGGACGTGCTGCGGCACGGGCCGGACAGCCGCTACGCCGGCCACCTCGACATCCGCTGGCAGCGTCGGGGCGACGGTCCGCCTCAGGTGCTGTTGCCGCACCTCGCGCGGCCCCTCGACGACGAGCTGGCGGACGGGGATGCCCTGCATCTCGAGCACGGCGAGCCGCCCCACGGCGACGACGGTCACGCCGACGCCCGCTGGCGGGTCGTCTACCACGAGCACGCCTGGCCGGTGCGGCCGGGGTCCCTGGCTGCCGTGGGTCTGGACGGCGATGACGTCGCGGGGACGGTGGCGACCGTCGAGGCGGACCGCGGCCGGCTGCTGTCGCTCCTGCTCGAACAGCACCACCGCCCGGTGCACTGGCGTCGGGCCAACGCCGACCTCAACTACCGACGGTTCTTCGACATCACCACCCTCGGTGGGCTGCGCGTCGAGGACCCGGCGGTCTTCGCGGACGTGCACCGCCGCACCCTCGAGCTGGTCGAGGACGGGCTGGTCGATGGCCTGCGCATCGACCACCCTGATGGCCTGCGCGACCCGGCGGGCTACTTCGAGCAGCTCCGTGCCGCGGCCCCCGACGCCTGGATCGTCGCCGAGAAGATCCTCGAACCGGACGAGCGCCCACGTGCGTCGTGGCCGATCGACGGCACCGTCGGCTACGAGTTCGCCAACCTCGTCCTCGGCCTCTACATCGACCCGCGGAGCGAGGCCGTGCTCGACGACCTCTACGCGCAGACGGTCGGCCACCGCGTCGACTACCACCAGGTCGTGGACGACGCCAAGCGCGAGGTGGTCACCTCGCTGTTCGCCGCCGAGCTCGCGGGGCTGCACCAGCAGCTGATCGACCTCGCCGAGGCCGCGGGCAGCGTCACCGACCCGGACCTACTGCGTGACGCGCTCGTCGAGACCCTGGTCTGCCTGCCGGTCTACCGCACCTACGTCCGTGCCGACGAGGCCGACCTCGACGACGACGACCGCGCGTACGTGATGGGTGCCGTCGCCCGGGCCCGCGCCCGGCGTCCGGACCTCGACGAGCCGCTCGACCTGATCTGCGAGTTGCTCCTGCTCGAGCAGGGCGGCGACGGGTCGGCCGACTTCGTCATGCGGTTCCAGCAGCTCTCGGGTCCGATCATGGCCAAGGGCGTCGAGGACACCGTCTTCTACCGCTACCTGCGCTTCGTGGCCGTCAACGAGGTCGGCGGGGCACCGCACCATCTCGGGACCTCGGTCGCGGCGTTCCACAGCGCCAACCAGCTCCGACAGCGGGACTGGCCGGCCACGATGCTGACGACCTCGACGCACGACACCAAGCGCAGCGAGGACGTCCGCGCCCGCCTCGCGGTCCTGTCCGAGCTGCCCGACCTGTGGGTCCGGGCGGTCCAGGAGTGGGGCGAGCTCGCGGCGCGCCACCGGGGGGACCGGGGTCCGGCGCCCGAGCACGAGCTGCTCCTGCTCCAGACCCTCGTGGGCGCCTGGCCGCTCGACGCCGAGCGCGCCGTCGCCTACGTGCTGAAGGCCGCGCGCGAGGGCAAGCACCACAGCCACTGGATCGACGGCGACCCTCGGTACGAGGACGACCTCGAGGCTGCGACCCGGGGCCTGCTCGCCGACACCGACGCCCGGGCGTTGATCACGCGCCTGCTGCAGGTCGTCCTCCCCGCGGGCCGGTTGACGTCGCTGTCCCAGACGCTGCTGAAGCTGACCAGCCCGGGGGTACCGGACATCTACCAGGGCACCGAGCTGTGGGACCTGTCCCTGGTCGACCCCGACAACCGGCGGCCCGTCGACCTGGCGCACCGGCAGCGCCTGCTGGGTGACCTCGGACCCGATGCGCCCCACCCGGTGGATCTGCTCGCCCGGGCGAGCGAGGGGCTCCCGAAGTTGTGGCTGACCGCCACCGCCCTCCGGCTGCGGCGCGAGCGCCCCGATGCGTTCGGCCCCGGTGCCACCTACACCCCGCTGTACGCCGTCGGGGACCGGCAGGACCACCTCGTGGCGTTCGTGCGTGGTGGTGAGGTGCTCACCGTCGCGCCGCGGCTGGTCGCCGGCCTCGGGGGTGGCTTCGTCGACTGGGACTGGGGTGACACGGCCCTGGCGATCCCAGGTGGGCGGTGGCGGTGCCATCTCACGGGACACGTCGTCGACGGTGGTGGGCAGGTGCTGCTCCGCGACCTGTTGGCCGCGTTCCCGGTCGCCCTGCTGACCCGTGTGGAGGCGAGCTGA